The region ATCTTTCATGTGATTGCCCTATTTCAATTCATCCCTTACAAATACCTTTGGGGTGGAAGGCTTAGCAGTGTGGAAGAAATGTATGTGATGGAGACCGTTTCTCTCATTGTAAATACATTCTTTTTATGGGCCAGTTTTCAATACACTCAATACCTAAACAAAGGTTTGGTGCCTCTTTGGATTCGACTTGTGTTTGCTTTCATCGGTATTATATTTTTAGCCAATACAATAGGGAATCTAGTTGCCGTTACCGATTTAGAAACTTTACTGGCTACACCGGTAACAGCAGTTTTATCCGGAATTTGTTTCTCATTGGTACCAAAATATGAAAATTAGACAAGCTAACTACAAAGACGTTTTAAAAATCTCTCCTGTATTCGATGAATACAGACAATTTTATGGACAATCAACTAACATAACAGGCGCAACTCGCTTTTTACAAGACCGAATGGAACATGCTCAATCCATAATTTTTGTGGCGGAGGATCCAAACACTGGCGAAATTGCAGGTTTCACCCAACTGTATCCCGTGTTTTCATCCATTTCTATGCAAAGATCTTACATTCTAAACGATCTTTATGTGAAAAAGGACTTTCGTAAAAAAGGAATCGCCAAACAATTGATTGCGGAAGTTAAATCTTTTACAAAATCCAATTCGGGAAAAGGATTAGAACTTTCCACTTCCACACACAACAAAGATGCCCGTGCTTTGTATACAAAGGAAGGATTTGAACAAGAAACCGAATTCTTAACTTATTTTTGGAAATCTGTTTAACAAACGTTTAGAAGGAGTAAGGACAAAATGTACATCCCCGAATATTTTCAAATGGAAACCGATTTCATTTACCAATCGATTGAAGAGAATCCGTTTTCCATCTTGGTTTCCAATAACCAAGGAGAAATGATCGCAACACATTTACCTTTACTCCTTTCGGAAAACAAACAAACATTAGTAGGCCATTTTGCCAAACCAAATCCCCAAGGTCTTTCTAACGGTAAGGAAGTACTTTGTATTTTTTCTGGCCCTCATTGTTATATTTCACCTTCTTGGTATGAAACGGAAAGAGCAGTTCCCACTTGGAACTTCACAGCAGTCCATGTAAAAGGAATTCTAAATATTGTAGAGGATCCTTTGAAAATTCATCAAAGTTTATTAAATTTAATCAAACGATTTGAAGCCAAAGATTCTAAGTATAAAATTGATTCCGTGGATTCAAATTATATCGAAGGTTTAAAAAAGGGAATTGTTCCCTTTGAAATCAAAATCACAAACATGGAAGGGAAACAAAAACTCAGCCAAAACCATTCTGTGGAACGCAGAAATCTTGTGATCTCAAATCTAGAATTGTTGCCGGGAGAAAATGAAAAAGCGATTGCCTCTTTAATGAGAAAAGGTTTAAATCAATAAACCATTCACAAATCGTGGTAGACAAAACATCCTTTTCAATAGTTCTCTTATTTTAAAATTTGGATTACGAACTAAACCTTGAAACTTGAATTAAACGTCAGAGTCACACCAGAGATTGCATCAAATCCAGACCATTTATTGCAATTCGTATCCAAACAAAATAAAATTCCCAAAGCAGATATCAAACATATCGAATGCACATCTCGTTCCATTGATGCCAGGCAAAGAAATGTTGTTTTCCAATTACGTTTGGATGTTTACGTAAACGAAGATTTTATCCCTCTAGAATTTCCCATTCCCCATTTTCCCAATGTCAATTTAGAAGAACCCGTTCTCATCATTGGTGCGGGACCCGCTGGTTTATTTGCTGCCTTACGAGTTCTAGAGTTAGGAAAAAAACCAATCATCTTAGAACGTGGAAAAAATGTCAAAGAACGAGTGGAAGACCTTCGAGGAATCAATGTCCATCATATCGTAAATGAAGATTCGAATTATTGTTTCGGAGAAGGAGGAGCTGGAACCTATTCCGATGGAAAACTTTATACAAGATCAAAAAAACGTGGAAACATTCGAAAAGTTTTAGAATACTTAGTCACTTTTGGAGCCACCAAACAAATACTAGTTGATGCTCACCCTCATATTGGAACAAACAAACTTCCTCGTATCATTCAAAATATCAGAGAATGTATTCTTTCCGCTGGTGGGGAAATTCATTTTAAAACTCGCATCACCGATTTAATTCTTTCTGGAAATTCGATTACAGGTGTGAAGTCGACCTCCGGTGACAAGTGGATGGCAAA is a window of Leptospira kanakyensis DNA encoding:
- a CDS encoding GNAT family N-acetyltransferase; this encodes MKIRQANYKDVLKISPVFDEYRQFYGQSTNITGATRFLQDRMEHAQSIIFVAEDPNTGEIAGFTQLYPVFSSISMQRSYILNDLYVKKDFRKKGIAKQLIAEVKSFTKSNSGKGLELSTSTHNKDARALYTKEGFEQETEFLTYFWKSV
- a CDS encoding FMN-binding negative transcriptional regulator: MYIPEYFQMETDFIYQSIEENPFSILVSNNQGEMIATHLPLLLSENKQTLVGHFAKPNPQGLSNGKEVLCIFSGPHCYISPSWYETERAVPTWNFTAVHVKGILNIVEDPLKIHQSLLNLIKRFEAKDSKYKIDSVDSNYIEGLKKGIVPFEIKITNMEGKQKLSQNHSVERRNLVISNLELLPGENEKAIASLMRKGLNQ